From Punica granatum isolate Tunisia-2019 chromosome 1, ASM765513v2, whole genome shotgun sequence:
ACAGAAGGTCCATAAGGCGATTGGCTTGTCCCTACTTTTTAAGCGGTGATATACTCTACCGCAGAAATTTTGACACCACACTTCTCTAGCGTGTGAACGCTCAAGAAGCCGAAAATATCATGAAGGAAATGCATGAAAGAAGTTGCGAACCCTACATGAGTGGTCACATCCGCTTGGGCTATTGTTGGTCTACGATGGAAACCGATTGTATCAAGCATGTACGTCATTGAAACGAAAtgagagaaaatgaaaatatccCGCTATGTTGAAAACCCGAAAGGGCGGCTTAGGCAAAAATTAAGGACAAAAGGGCATGATTGAAAACCCACAAAGGGCaatcgcggcaaaaggagagttaaaATAAGTAAACCTTGCTAAGTCAAAAACCTGAAAGGACGGCTTAGGCAAAAGTTAAggggttgagaggtgcggccgaATCCTAAGGTGGGCGGTCATAGCAAAATgtgagaaaaatgagaaaaataaaaaataaaacccCGGTGGACTACGATGCCTCTTGTAGTCcgggcaaaagttaggggccaTTACTGCTCAAACCACGAAACAACTAGTGTCTGCTCCGGTGACTGCTTCAAATAATGGTTGAAAGCGTTCAAAGGTAAACAATTCGAAGATCTCGAGCAAAGTCTACTTGTGAACTAAGGGGTTGTGTCTTAAGACGAGTACGAGTTATCCGTATCCGTTGATGATCCGGAGGATCCATAAATGACCATGTGATACCATTTACATGAATTCCACATATTATATCTATAATCAAAGCTTTTCTTTCCAAAAGGGGCCAGCCACTTAGAATTGGCTACAATAGTGTTGTAATCCCACATATTTGCATCTATATCTCTTATATCATCGTGATTATGACTGGCAAAGATCGGAACAGACAAAGTTGAAAGAATTCACCCCTCTCACAGGTAATGACGAGACCCCAAAGGATATCTCCCCTTAGGATGACCCGGCATATGGTTTAGGAGCAGAAAAGGAAAGAGGCGATGAGGGATGAGATCTCCAAGCCTTAGATTTGTAATCCGATTGCCCCAAATGCGGGACTCACGATTCTGAGAAGTAAGGAGGCAGGTTGGAGATGAGATTTAGCTTCTGTAGACAATTGCACCCTTTAAACCCTTCATGCCATATTATGCTTACATTGCTTGTGAATTATGATTACATTGTTTGTGAATTATACTTGCATTGTTTGCGAATCATGCTTGGGTTGCTAGCGGATTGTCCTCGCATTgattatgaatcatgtttgcAATGATTGAGAATTGTTGTCTGTGTtgatgcccttttcaaaatcttgTAAGCGTACATTCCCCTTTTAAAGTGAACCTGGACACTGCACAGTACTCTTCTGAACTGAGCCCATACATTGCGTggctttctttcatttttgaaGTGAACCTGAACACCGCATGGTTTTCTTCACCCCTTTCCGAATCGAGCCCGGACATTGCGTgactctttttattttcgaaGTGAACTCGAACACTCTGTGGTTCTCTTCTCTCCTTTCGAATCGAGCCCTAACAACGTGTGgctcttttcattttcaaagtGAACTCGAACACTGCGTGGTTCCCTTCACCCCATTTCGGATCGAGCTTGAGCACCGCGTGgctcttttcattttcaaagtGAACTTGGACACGAGGTAGTTCTCTTCACCCCTTTCAAATCGAGCCTGAATACTGTGTGgctcttttcatttttcaagtGAACATGGACACTGCGTCGTTCTCTTCACCCCCTTCTGGATCAAGCCTGAACACTACGTGgctcttttcattttcgaaGTGAATCCGTACGCTGCTTGGTTCTCCTCACCCCTTTTTGATTTGAGCCCAGATATTGCATGgctcttttcattttcgaaGTGTACTTGGAAAATGCGTGGTTCTCTTCACCCCTTTTCAATTTAAGCTCGAAAACTGCGTGGCTCTTTGCATTTTCGAAGTGAACTTGGATACTGCGTGGTTCTCTTCACCCCCTTTCGAATCGAGCCCGGACACTACGTGactcttttcattttcgaaGTGAACCTAAACACTATATGGTTCATTATATTGAACTACTGTAGAGCAGGAATGGATACAACTCTCTCCACCCGCCAAATCATTACTTAACGCTATCATAACATTCGGATAAACCACTAATATACCTCTATTCATTTCCCTAGGGAGTTGCAAGGAGTCATGGAGTCACAAGAAGGAATGCAGAGGGAGTTACACCTTGGGCCAATGCAGTCACTCTTTGGTCTTTCAGCCATTACTCTGCAAGCATCGACTAAAAAAGGGGCAGTTGTACACCCCCCATTTTGACTTGGGGGATGAAAAAGAGGTCATGTGAGCTAAAAGGAGAGGCAAGGTCAAAGGGATCAAAGTTGATCAAAGAGTCAATTCGGGGCCGATCAGAAGGTTAAGTGAAAAAGAGCTCAGAAATATGTAACAGAGCAAAGTGACAAACAAAGcaagaaacaaagaaaaaaatgacaaaaattgACCTGGTCAAACTTGGTCAATAAAGGTCAAAGAAGTGTCAATGGTCAAACTTGGCCATCGAAAGAACTAACCATAAGTAACGATTGATCGGTACAAGACTTGTGGCATGCACTATTTCGATAATCGAAAACTGATCGAGTCCGACCAAGGGCGTTCAAAATGCCAATTAAAGAAGCGAAATCAGTCAAAGTCAAAATTGGTCAACACTGGTCAACTATTGACCAAAGGTCAACCTTATTAAGGCCAATCGAGCAATTCACTGATCGGGATTCAGAtcgatttgaaatttttatggtAGATAGGGCATGTTAAGAGATCCACTCAGGAGTTTCGCGGCCCCTGTAACTCATCATGGATCTCAagatatgatttttcaaatttcccAATTAAAGAATGTATGACAAAAAACAATGTTTGTCTGTACTCCGGGATTCGATAAAATTATCTAGCTTAACAGTAGCAATTCAGGTCAAAACTATTTTTCCCTCAAAACTCAACGGGTCAATGATGTTTGGGTACAAAAATCACCCTGAGAGCTTGTCGGAGTTGGGAGATAAAATTCCCGGAATTCAGGGTGTCAAAAGGGCGAATCAGATACAACTCAATGGAGAACATTTTGAGTTCGATTTGGATGCAAATGGGGCAATTATTGAGGCCACAACGTGCGTAATCGAGTTAGAATCAATTTGATGAGTATCCTGCCCTGAGATTCCACTCGAGCCGAGAGAATGAGAATTCAAAAGGAATTATACGCGTAGCAGTCATAAACAGTAGATAGACTCCAGATGTCAGGGGAAATAATTCTTCTAAAATCGCTCGAGTCGAATTTATGTGCAAGACCAACTCTTACAGACTCCTGACTTATCAATCTAAGTACCtatgaaaaattattgggGTGGTATGAAGAGAGTTTTGCCCAGAATCGCCAATTAATTTGGACTAGTTTAGAAACGACCCGTATCTAGGGATGAATTATTTAGCACGTCTCCCAAAGTTGAAAGGGGCTGAAATTTTTATGACATGTGCCTAATATGTGAAACTTTCCGATGAAAATGTCATCTTGGGCGGGAAAAATTAGACATTTCCTTAAAATTCGCTCAAACCCTCTGCCCTAACTAAAATGCATAATAGACCTTAAATCCAAGTTCATTGCCCCTCTAATCTCCATTAGCTCATCATATATAAGGGGAAACTCCCCATTTTGGAGCCAACCGCAGACATCATCTTAAGGATCTGATAACTTACCTTtcttgaagaaaaaaaaccctattttcttccctttccaCTTAAGAACAACAGCCCGTTCTCTTCCCCTTTCCTTCTTCCCCGTGGCCACCAAAGGCCAATCATGGCCAGCTCCGACGAGCCCCTCCACCCACGACCACCAACATATGCCCCTCTTCACCCCCTCTAGCCATGACAAGTGACCGTGCAGCCACTGTTGACCTCCATTTACCCCCATAGCCGTGGATCCGAGAACTCTTTGGAGAGCTATCTTGTCGTGTCTTCATTGAACAACttccttcttcctttcttctttctcttttacTTTGTTTGTGACTTAAAGGGGCTTGTTAGAGCTGTGAGGAGCAGCGACTGAGTTGAAGTCATGGCCATACCTCCCAAAAGGAGTCGAGAGCCCCTATCGCCTCCTCCTGGTACATTCGAGTTTTACCTCCTAAGAACACTTAGGAGAGGTATACTATTCGGCTTAGATGATTATTAGGAATCCTTTTCGATGTATGTTGATGATTTAAGATGTTGTTTGTTGACTCCTATGCTTGGCCGCCCTTCTAATGCATGAAATTGGGATTAAATGTGATTTGAACCTTAAAATCGGAGCTGGTTCGAGCAAGAACAAACCGTTATGAATATGGACTTGACTCTGATGGACTTAATAGACAGTAAATCGAACTAGAAATCAACGAATGTGCATGAACTTGACTATGGGGGGTCTCGGCTCTTCCTCTCCCCATTTGGCCGAATGTAAACAATGTGTAGGGACAACTTGTGCGTTGATCTTCTTCGAACTAGCATTTTAATCATGTATAGGAGTCTATCGATTGATCCCCGAGTTTACATGGTTGGTTTGGTTTGGGTAAAAATCATGATGTTCTCTAGTTGTTCTTGAgatttttacatattttaatgTGTTGGAATGGGTAAGCATGAGAATTAAATGTTTCTCTTTTTGATATAGACATCATGAGATTGGATATGGTTTATGTATTTATTGAATCGGAAGCACACGAATCGGTTAAGCCACTTAAAGTAGGTTTAACGGacataaaaaatgaaatgagacCAGTTTGATGGTTAGATTACTTTAATGTGGTTCTATGAATTTACAATGAACCGGTTCAATTATGTTGTGTGATATAGGCCCGAACCACTAGAATTCGAATGAGagatattaaatttgaaaatgggCCAATGCCCAAAcccaatttcaaaaataattaagtcATCTTGAGCGAGACATGAATATCTTGTTGGAAATTGACTCATATCGACTTTTGAAGACCCTCACTGGATCGAATGGAGTCGTTTTGCTTCTAACCTAACTCGACAACTTCTGAtctcaaacatgataaatccATCGAACTCATTGTGGGCCCGAAGCCCATTTTTAAACTTTATGGATCGATCCGTACCGGTCTCCAGCCCTTAAGGGATCCAAGCCAACgtcatttttctaaaaatcgGATAGGTTCGATGAGCATGAGCAGAAAAAGAGTCACGACCAAGAGAATTCGAGAATTGAGTAATGAGAATTCGCTTGAACATGTTgggattaaataaataaaatcatttatatatatatatatatatatataggctttAGTAAGTTAGTGAACGTGGGCTCATATAAAAGCCCATTCCCATTAAACTTTATTGAACTTGATCATACATAGAAAACCAACATAAAAAGATGCATATaagataaatgaaaaatggCCCAATAATTTTACAATAAATCGGTGGGCTTGGGCCTATGTAAGGTCCACCCCAAGTTGAATTGGACTATCACTCATGTTATAATGCATACATATAGATTTGGACCTATGAGAAAACCCATAGAACATTTGATCTATGAtccatgcatacatatatatccaaaCCCAAGTAGGGCCCATgatctttatatatagatgcaTGTTCAAAGTGAACCTAACTTGTTCGATTTCAATTAGGACCGTGCGAGATTGGTGAAAGCTTAATTAACTCGactcaaataattaaaacacgGCAACCCCTAAACAAGTAGGAGCACTGAAAGGGCACCTGATTTTGGGATCATGTGTAATAGAAACCCCGAACCTATTCTTTGTTTAGTAGATCTTCACTTTAAAGACAGGTGGTAGAGTTGGGCTACAAATCCTTGTCTTTGGGCGACTAATCGGCCCGGGTTCCAACGACCTGGAATAGATAGTAGAAACTCCTTCACTTTGATTAATGCAGTCGGAGAGTGACCCAAGTTCCATTTTATGTGCGGATCCAACGTTCGCACAATATTAATAATGGGATACtcctatttatatatgtgttttAGTTAATAAAGTGGAAATCGTAGAAGTctttaaaatttctaaatttcATTTACATTTTAATTAAGAAGTGATTAATTACTTGTGAGAATAATATATTCAAAAAACGTTGCGGTTGGGATTTTGCTTTTTGAGAATAGATGACTTTTCTTCTCGCACTCTCTAACTtttatatgattatatatatattggatggTTGAATGATACtcctataaaataaaatgaaataaataactgTCAAATGTGACGaagtaaataattttgaaaatataataatgtaCCAATTTAAATGAGTCTAATtaatcttcaatttaattttatgagtcaattttttcaattcttagtgaataaaaatatatatgagccATAAACTACatgtaaaaattgaatttgcaAAAAACATAGTAATTAAAATTGACAGATAATTAACATGAAATTCATAATTCATAAGTTCTTTTGATTTGAACAACCgacattaattttataaaagtcctttacttaattaaaatgttaagtaaaaatttagtattataattaaaacagCCATAATATTTCTAAAgaatttagaaataaaattgtGAATACAGGTTTTCAAGACAAAATACATTAATAAAATGTTAAGTAAACACACAGCAAACGGGGAtaatgaataagtaaatttaataaaaatattattgtaaatttttagaagtaatttattattgtattaaagatgtaaaacaaaaaaatctcAGTGTCTTATATAATTACaatgttaaaaattaaaatttatttaagaaattaaaatgttaataacattaatttttaatcaaaacAATTCTACATATATGATTTTACTAaacttatttataaaatatataacttaatatttttgtaaatttaataTCCCTCTGTTTAGCGTTAATTTGACAATTATCATTAATTCTACAAGTATATAcggaataatatttttaacgattcaattaaataataaaatatttagatTTCTGTGAATAACTGTGCCCACAACTCGTTGGTGAAAtctagttatatatatgtagcatcTGCACATCGGAAGAATAAGAGAGCTTCCCAAGACAAATAATTAAAGCTAAATTGCTAAATTATATCCAAACAAAACCAATCAAACAACTTCATCCAAAATTTGAGCCTGGACTCGAAATCAGTCTCAGGAAATGGGTTTCCAAATTGCAATTTCCTTTCcttggccaaaaaaataaaaataaaaataattacaccagcccccccccccccccccccccccccccccccccccccctccttCTTCTCGGTAAGACATTCATCGCCCTAATTGATAAACTAAAAATGTCTACGAGAGAGAGATTATGAGAGAACAACTTCGACAGAATTCAGTGAAATTTGGCCCCACACAAATTCACTTCTCTAGGCTGCCCTCGTTGAAGAACGGAGAAGTACAACTTCTGATCATAACGGCTCCAGAAGAGTCCTATCTCATCGCCGAGGCTGAGCCTCCGACGAAGCACGAAGTTCTCAATCCAATGCCCGTTGAGAACAAAACACCCCGATGACTGCCAGTACCTTAACACCAGCGCATGGTAAGAGTCCGTGTCCCTATCCCACACGGTCACGCTCATCCCGTCCCTGCTCACGATCTTGCCGACCCACTCATCGCTCATGAGGGGAATAATGTGGTTCTTGACCTCATTTTTGGGGAGAAGCAGCCTCGACAGCCCTCCCAGGTCACTTGCTTGCAGCTTCTTCTTAATCTTCCACGGACACGAGTAGAGAACCAGATCAGTCGACACCTGATCATCTACATGGGAGCCTTGGCTGCACCATCGAAGTGAAGCAATCTCTTGAACCTGTTCCATCTGCGACCCCTCCTTCTTTGCTGTCAGGTTCTTCATCGAGTGCTTCCTGCTGGGTTTTTCCTCTTCGAAACCTGCAGGACGATTGCGCGGCAACGCGTTCTCTCTCAAATGCAAGCTTTCCTCAGGATCCAACCCCCTAGCCCTAGGGTTTGTGGACTACcccatgtatatataaaatgtaTAGACGTGGGGAATATCCAGATTATTATATATCAAAGAATTGCTCTTGAGCTATTTTGGATTAGGATCTAATCAGGAtctatcttttattttattcattcatcgattcatttatttatctatatttatctatatattctaattagcaagttcttttttctttttcttttttttttgggcctgAATGAGCAACTTCTTTAAAAATTCTCTATCTTAACTATGATCTTAATTATATCCATCGCAAAAGATTACCAGTAAATTAAACTGCACTATTACTTTGTCAAAAAACAAAGAAGTTAAATTAGTTTTTAAGCTTTGGAGGATCTTGGAGAGTAGATATCGAATCGTGTGTAGTACCCATAACCCT
This genomic window contains:
- the LOC116204036 gene encoding B3 domain-containing protein At2g33720-like, which codes for MKNLTAKKEGSQMEQVQEIASLRWCSQGSHVDDQVSTDLVLYSCPWKIKKKLQASDLGGLSRLLLPKNEVKNHIIPLMSDEWVGKIVSRDGMSVTVWDRDTDSYHALVLRYWQSSGCFVLNGHWIENFVLRRRLSLGDEIGLFWSRYDQKLYFSVLQRGQPREVNLCGAKFH